In one Thermococcus sp. 2319x1 genomic region, the following are encoded:
- a CDS encoding flippase, translated as MAESLKLKLLKNAGWLFSAEMISKLLAYGVVVILSRTLGPEGLGQYSFIFYYVGLLGIFSDLGVGYYFMREVARDRGKANELLSDVLGFKIVLALFNFIVIVLLTLFLPKPTWMKALILLVGAEAMLTWVSLVFVQLMYAHEMTKYEAIARTVERFWAFFAGGIVLYFYRSLPPFIIALLAGYAVRESLRIKWGAKFVKKISIRFKPQIWFSLLRRSYPFWLIGLFTLIYYRTDMVMLSLMRGDYETGIYRAAFTLIEVSLFIPNIVVVTTMPSMAKLHEKDRKTLKLLFRKAFQALLLLGVLGTAGYYLFARLGIVIVFGDKFLSGVPVLRILAFAVPFMFLNSLFGSYMNATGRELTFTKITGFTALLNVLLNYFLILHYGASGAAVATVVSQGVAWGTSLIMIKNSNFD; from the coding sequence ATGGCCGAGAGTCTAAAACTGAAGTTGCTTAAAAACGCAGGCTGGCTCTTCAGTGCTGAAATGATTTCGAAGCTCTTAGCTTACGGTGTAGTCGTTATCCTGAGCAGAACCCTTGGCCCGGAGGGGCTTGGTCAGTATTCGTTCATCTTTTACTACGTTGGGCTTTTGGGGATTTTTTCAGACTTGGGGGTTGGTTACTACTTCATGCGCGAGGTTGCGCGGGACAGGGGAAAAGCTAACGAGCTCCTGTCCGATGTCCTCGGTTTTAAAATCGTTCTCGCACTTTTCAACTTCATTGTTATAGTCCTGCTAACGCTCTTCCTCCCGAAGCCGACTTGGATGAAGGCCCTCATCCTGCTGGTCGGAGCGGAGGCTATGCTCACCTGGGTCTCGTTGGTGTTTGTACAGCTTATGTATGCCCATGAAATGACGAAGTATGAGGCAATAGCAAGGACAGTTGAGAGGTTTTGGGCGTTTTTTGCTGGAGGAATTGTTCTTTACTTTTACAGATCTCTTCCTCCATTTATAATTGCACTTCTCGCTGGCTATGCAGTTAGGGAGTCTTTAAGAATAAAATGGGGAGCTAAATTCGTCAAGAAAATCAGCATTCGATTTAAACCGCAAATATGGTTCTCTCTGCTAAGGAGGTCATACCCCTTCTGGCTCATAGGTCTCTTCACACTCATCTACTACCGCACGGACATGGTTATGCTTAGCCTCATGAGGGGCGATTACGAGACCGGGATTTACAGGGCGGCCTTTACCCTCATTGAGGTCTCCCTGTTTATTCCAAACATCGTTGTTGTCACGACGATGCCCTCGATGGCGAAGCTCCACGAAAAGGACAGAAAAACGCTAAAGCTCCTCTTCAGAAAGGCCTTTCAGGCCCTGCTACTCCTCGGGGTCCTTGGGACAGCTGGTTATTACCTATTCGCCCGCCTTGGGATAGTCATCGTCTTTGGGGACAAATTCCTCTCAGGCGTGCCGGTACTTAGAATACTGGCCTTTGCAGTTCCTTTTATGTTCCTAAACTCGCTCTTTGGGAGCTACATGAACGCCACGGGAAGGGAGCTAACTTTTACCAAAATAACTGGGTTTACGGCACTATTAAACGTGCTCTTGAACTACTTCTTGATATTACATTACGGGGCGAGCGGGGCGGCAGTGGCGACGGTTGTGAGTCAGGGAGTGGCGTGGGGTACGAGTTTAATTATGATTAAAAATTCAAATTTCGACTAG
- a CDS encoding sugar phosphate nucleotidyltransferase, translated as MKVLIMAGGYATRLWPITKGKPKPLLPVGNKYIIDYILEKTKDLGLEVYVSTNKFFERHFKEWAGKNGVELIVEETLSEEEKLGTIGAISYAISKLGLDDYLIIAGDNLFSFSLDEFLRRYKGNPLIAVYDVGDFELAKRYGVVVLEGDRVVDFQEKPLQPKSTLISTGVYALPKDIIEMIEGYLEEGNRDSPGYFIEWLLGKGVEVYAYKFDDYWYDIGSADSYLEAMKTLLKESHIEEIQISPYSKIIPPVVIKRGAKILGRSIVGPYAYIGENCIIENSDVSDSIIFGDTIVRGSTIWRSIIDEKCEIRNLELKKSLVGGHAKIQRGD; from the coding sequence ATGAAGGTTCTAATCATGGCGGGCGGCTATGCCACTCGTTTGTGGCCCATAACGAAGGGGAAGCCCAAACCCCTTTTGCCAGTCGGAAATAAGTACATCATTGACTACATTCTTGAGAAGACCAAGGACCTTGGTCTGGAAGTTTACGTCTCAACTAACAAGTTCTTTGAGAGACACTTCAAAGAATGGGCCGGGAAAAATGGTGTGGAATTAATAGTCGAGGAAACCCTGAGCGAGGAAGAAAAGCTCGGAACGATAGGGGCGATAAGCTACGCAATATCAAAGCTCGGCCTCGATGATTATCTCATAATCGCCGGTGACAACCTATTCTCCTTCTCTTTAGATGAGTTTCTAAGGCGCTATAAGGGAAATCCGCTGATAGCCGTTTACGACGTTGGCGACTTTGAACTTGCAAAGAGATACGGTGTTGTGGTTCTTGAAGGGGATAGAGTGGTTGACTTTCAGGAGAAGCCTTTACAACCAAAGTCAACCTTGATAAGCACCGGCGTCTACGCCCTTCCGAAGGATATCATTGAGATGATAGAGGGATACCTTGAAGAGGGCAACAGGGATTCTCCGGGCTACTTCATAGAGTGGCTGCTCGGAAAGGGAGTTGAGGTCTATGCCTACAAGTTCGACGACTACTGGTACGATATTGGAAGCGCGGACAGCTATCTTGAGGCGATGAAGACCCTTCTGAAGGAGAGCCACATCGAGGAGATCCAGATAAGCCCTTACTCCAAGATAATCCCGCCGGTGGTCATAAAGAGGGGTGCAAAGATTCTTGGAAGATCAATAGTTGGGCCCTACGCCTACATAGGCGAGAACTGCATCATAGAGAACTCCGACGTGAGCGACTCGATAATCTTTGGCGACACTATCGTAAGGGGCTCTACGATATGGCGTTCGATCATAGACGAGAAGTGCGAGATAAGGAACCTCGAGCTTAAGAAGAGCCTTGTAGGGGGTCACGCGAAGATACAGAGGGGGGATTAG
- a CDS encoding NAD-dependent epimerase/dehydratase family protein: MKVLVTGGAGFIGSHLVDRLMEEGHEVRVLDDLSAGDLKNIEQWIGHERFEFIKGDMRDVEGVREAVKGVEAVFHLAANPEVRIGAQSPELLYETNVLITYNLLEAMRKEGVKVLAFTSSSTVYGEAKKIPTPEDYGPMEPISVYGGAKLAAEALISGYAHTFDMKAIVFRLANIIGKRSNHGVIYDFINKLKKNPNRLEILGDGTQRKSYLHVSDTVEAMVHLFKEFLREDKAYDVYNVGSEDWITVKEIAEIVSREMGLNPEFYFTGGVDGGRGWKGDVKVMLLSIEKAKAKGWKPKMNSREAVEKTVRELLGKG, encoded by the coding sequence ATGAAGGTTCTCGTAACTGGTGGGGCTGGGTTCATAGGCTCTCATCTTGTCGATAGGCTCATGGAAGAGGGGCATGAGGTTAGAGTCCTTGACGACTTAAGCGCTGGGGATTTGAAAAACATCGAGCAGTGGATTGGTCATGAAAGGTTTGAGTTCATCAAGGGAGACATGAGAGATGTAGAGGGTGTAAGGGAAGCAGTTAAAGGCGTTGAAGCGGTATTCCACCTTGCTGCAAACCCCGAGGTGAGGATAGGGGCCCAAAGTCCAGAGCTCCTCTATGAGACCAATGTCTTGATCACATACAACCTCCTCGAGGCAATGAGAAAGGAGGGAGTGAAGGTTCTCGCTTTTACCTCATCGTCAACGGTTTACGGGGAGGCCAAAAAAATCCCGACGCCAGAGGATTATGGCCCGATGGAGCCGATAAGCGTTTACGGTGGGGCTAAATTAGCAGCTGAAGCCCTGATTTCTGGCTATGCTCACACTTTTGACATGAAGGCTATAGTTTTTAGGCTGGCTAACATAATTGGAAAGCGCTCAAACCACGGAGTTATCTATGACTTCATAAACAAGCTCAAGAAGAACCCGAACAGGCTGGAAATCCTTGGGGATGGAACGCAGAGGAAGAGCTATCTCCACGTGAGCGACACCGTTGAGGCAATGGTGCATCTCTTCAAGGAGTTCCTTAGGGAAGATAAGGCTTACGACGTCTACAACGTTGGAAGCGAGGACTGGATTACCGTGAAGGAAATAGCGGAGATCGTGAGCAGGGAGATGGGCTTGAATCCGGAGTTCTATTTTACTGGTGGCGTTGATGGGGGGAGGGGATGGAAGGGGGATGTTAAGGTAATGCTCTTAAGCATTGAGAAAGCCAAAGCTAAGGGCTGGAAGCCAAAAATGAACAGCAGAGAGGCCGTTGAAAAGACCGTAAGGGAGCTTTTGGGGAAGGGATAG
- a CDS encoding inorganic diphosphatase yields MNPFHDLEPGPEVPEVVYALIEIPKGSRNKYELDKKTGLIKLDRVLYSPFYYPVDYGIIPQTWYDDDDPFDIMVIMREPTYPLTIIEARPIGLFKMIDSGDKDYKVLAVPVEDPYFNDWKDISDVPKAFLDEIAHFFKRYKELQGKEIIVEGWENAERAKQEILRAIELYKEKFKK; encoded by the coding sequence ATGAATCCATTCCACGATTTGGAGCCCGGACCGGAAGTGCCGGAAGTTGTTTATGCCCTAATAGAGATTCCAAAGGGGAGCAGAAACAAGTATGAGCTTGATAAAAAGACCGGCCTCATAAAGCTTGACAGAGTCCTTTACAGCCCGTTCTACTACCCGGTCGACTATGGAATCATCCCACAAACATGGTACGATGATGACGACCCGTTTGACATCATGGTCATTATGAGGGAGCCAACCTATCCACTGACAATCATTGAAGCAAGGCCAATAGGCCTCTTCAAGATGATAGACAGCGGCGATAAGGACTACAAGGTATTGGCGGTTCCTGTTGAGGATCCCTACTTCAACGACTGGAAGGACATAAGCGACGTTCCAAAGGCCTTCCTCGATGAGATTGCGCACTTCTTCAAACGCTATAAGGAGCTCCAAGGTAAGGAGATCATTGTTGAGGGCTGGGAAAACGCAGAGAGGGCAAAGCAGGAAATACTCAGGGCAATAGAACTTTACAAGGAGAAATTCAAGAAGTGA
- a CDS encoding DNA-directed RNA polymerase: protein MYKLIQVKDVVRIPPRMFSMDPKEAAKIVLREAYEGIYDKDEGVVLAILDVHEISEGVIIHGDGATYHEVVFDVLVWKPEMHEVVEGEVIDVVPYGAFIRIGPMDGLVHISQLMDDYVVFDEKNAQFVGKEKGYILKPGDAVRARIIAVSEKSKIIRENKIGLTMRQPGLGKFDWIQKEKRKAQSGE from the coding sequence ATGTACAAGCTCATTCAGGTCAAAGACGTTGTGAGAATTCCCCCGAGAATGTTTTCAATGGATCCAAAGGAAGCCGCTAAGATAGTTCTGCGAGAGGCTTATGAGGGAATTTACGATAAAGATGAGGGCGTTGTTTTGGCAATTCTTGACGTTCACGAAATTAGCGAGGGAGTAATAATTCACGGAGATGGTGCCACGTATCATGAGGTCGTCTTTGACGTTCTTGTGTGGAAGCCTGAGATGCATGAGGTTGTTGAGGGAGAGGTCATTGACGTTGTCCCCTACGGTGCTTTCATAAGGATCGGTCCTATGGACGGGTTGGTTCATATCTCCCAGCTTATGGATGATTACGTTGTCTTTGACGAGAAGAATGCTCAATTCGTCGGGAAGGAAAAGGGTTATATCTTGAAGCCTGGTGATGCTGTGAGGGCCAGGATAATAGCCGTCAGCGAGAAGAGCAAGATAATCAGAGAGAACAAGATAGGCCTTACAATGAGACAGCCCGGATTAGGAAAGTTCGATTGGATACAAAAAGAGAAGAGAAAAGCCCAGAGTGGTGAGTGA
- the spt4 gene encoding transcription elongation factor subunit Spt4, whose protein sequence is MTEKACRHCHYITNEDRCPVCGSKDLSDEWFDLLIILDPKNSKIAQRLGVKNSGKYAIRVR, encoded by the coding sequence ATGACCGAAAAAGCCTGCAGACACTGCCATTATATAACTAACGAAGACCGATGTCCCGTTTGCGGAAGTAAGGATTTGAGTGATGAGTGGTTTGACCTCCTCATAATCCTTGATCCCAAAAATTCCAAAATAGCTCAAAGGCTCGGAGTGAAGAATTCGGGGAAATACGCCATAAGGGTCAGGTAG
- a CDS encoding GTP-dependent dephospho-CoA kinase → MSREFYFKLTEELRKELKNPIGRLIKGEMPQPYLISRKELENASCLVTVGDVVTENVLRLGIEPSIAIYDHKTKRREYEPDIELGAIVLTTKNPPGTITKALLNAIKKSFELAKRGRRVYIKVNGEEDLAAIPAVLYAPEGALVVYGQPNEGIVLIKVTPECKRRCAQLLRKMEVVYDGD, encoded by the coding sequence ATGTCCCGGGAATTTTACTTTAAACTCACAGAAGAGCTGAGAAAGGAGCTTAAAAACCCCATAGGTAGGCTAATCAAGGGGGAAATGCCGCAGCCTTACTTAATCTCCCGGAAAGAGCTTGAGAATGCATCTTGTTTGGTTACGGTTGGGGATGTGGTCACTGAAAACGTCCTCAGGCTTGGTATAGAGCCCTCTATAGCTATCTACGATCACAAAACTAAGAGAAGGGAATATGAACCCGATATTGAGCTTGGAGCGATTGTGCTAACTACAAAAAATCCCCCCGGAACAATAACGAAAGCTTTATTAAATGCCATCAAAAAGTCCTTTGAACTTGCCAAAAGGGGAAGAAGGGTCTACATAAAGGTAAACGGTGAGGAGGATTTAGCCGCTATTCCGGCCGTCCTCTATGCCCCGGAAGGGGCTTTGGTGGTTTACGGGCAGCCGAATGAGGGGATAGTGCTTATAAAGGTCACACCCGAATGTAAGCGCAGATGCGCTCAACTGCTTAGAAAGATGGAGGTGGTTTACGATGGAGATTAG
- a CDS encoding 30S ribosomal protein S24e, which translates to MEIRVIETKENKLLGRKEIYFEVIHEGEPTPSRKDVKGKLVAMLDLNPETTVIQYIRSYFGSRVSKGYAKAYESKERMLYIEPEYILRRDGIIQEEGE; encoded by the coding sequence ATGGAGATTAGGGTTATCGAGACCAAAGAAAACAAGCTCCTCGGAAGAAAGGAAATATACTTCGAGGTCATCCACGAAGGTGAGCCAACCCCTTCAAGAAAGGACGTTAAAGGAAAGCTCGTTGCAATGCTCGACCTAAACCCAGAGACAACGGTTATTCAGTACATAAGAAGCTACTTCGGAAGTAGAGTCAGCAAGGGCTATGCCAAGGCTTATGAAAGCAAGGAGAGGATGCTCTACATAGAGCCCGAGTACATCCTGAGGAGAGATGGGATAATACAAGAAGAAGGGGAGTGA
- a CDS encoding 30S ribosomal protein S27ae gives MAKKSSQKWKLYEVKDGKVTRKNRFCPRCGPGVFMANHKDRWTCGRCGYTEWKK, from the coding sequence ATGGCCAAGAAGTCCTCCCAAAAATGGAAGCTTTACGAGGTCAAGGATGGAAAAGTTACAAGGAAGAACAGGTTCTGCCCAAGATGTGGTCCCGGGGTTTTCATGGCAAACCACAAGGACAGATGGACCTGCGGTAGATGCGGCTACACGGAATGGAAGAAGTGA
- a CDS encoding HemK2/MTQ2 family protein methyltransferase, with protein MIYRGLKIKLHPQVYEPAEDTFLLAENLKVREGDVALDVGTGTGIIALLMARKARLVLGVDVNPIAVELAKENARLNGITNVEFRQSDLFENVEGKFDIITFNAPYLPGEPKEPIDLALVGGESGREVLDRFLEEFPSYLKENGVVQMVQSSITGIEETLKKLESKGFIAEITAKERYFFEDIMVITARRA; from the coding sequence ATGATTTATCGCGGTCTCAAAATTAAGCTCCATCCTCAGGTTTATGAGCCCGCTGAGGACACTTTTTTGTTAGCTGAGAATCTGAAGGTTAGAGAAGGGGACGTTGCCCTTGATGTGGGCACTGGGACTGGAATAATTGCCCTTCTAATGGCCAGAAAGGCAAGGCTTGTTCTTGGAGTTGATGTTAATCCCATAGCCGTAGAGCTTGCAAAGGAAAACGCAAGGCTAAACGGTATAACCAATGTCGAGTTCCGGCAGAGCGACCTTTTTGAGAACGTTGAAGGGAAGTTTGACATAATAACCTTCAACGCCCCGTATCTCCCGGGCGAGCCGAAAGAACCTATAGACCTTGCCTTGGTTGGAGGTGAAAGCGGGAGAGAAGTCCTTGACAGGTTTCTTGAGGAGTTTCCAAGCTATCTCAAGGAAAACGGAGTCGTTCAGATGGTTCAGTCCTCGATAACCGGTATAGAAGAGACCCTAAAAAAGCTTGAATCCAAGGGCTTTATTGCAGAAATAACGGCTAAGGAGAGATATTTCTTTGAGGATATTATGGTTATCACCGCTAGGCGAGCCTAA
- the twy1 gene encoding 4-demethylwyosine synthase TYW1, translated as MDAKTNMPGEIENLFKKQHYALIGHHSSVKLCHWLKESIKHDRFCYKQKFYGIQSHRCLQMTPVTAWCTHNCIFCWRPMEGFLGVELPQPWDEPSYIVEKSIEAQRKLLSGYWGVKDQINVRKLEEAMEPKHAAISLSGEPMLYPMIGDLVEEFHKRGFTTFIVTNGTEPEVLEKMIKENKLPTQLYVSLTAPDEETYQRVNVPMIPDGWERINRTLELMRDLPIRTVIRLTLVKDENMHNPEGYAKLIMKAKPMFVEAKAYMFVGFSRNRLTINNMPSHEDIKAFAEELVKYLPGYHIEDEYPPSRVVLIMRDDISKKDRFIKH; from the coding sequence ATGGATGCAAAAACAAACATGCCTGGAGAGATTGAAAATCTTTTTAAAAAGCAACATTACGCTCTCATAGGTCATCACAGCTCGGTTAAGCTCTGTCATTGGTTAAAGGAGAGTATAAAACACGATCGCTTTTGCTACAAGCAGAAGTTTTATGGGATTCAATCCCACCGCTGTCTGCAGATGACCCCGGTAACGGCATGGTGCACCCACAACTGCATATTCTGCTGGCGCCCGATGGAAGGCTTTCTGGGAGTTGAGCTTCCACAGCCTTGGGATGAACCAAGTTACATAGTTGAGAAGAGCATAGAAGCACAGAGAAAACTTTTAAGCGGCTACTGGGGGGTAAAAGATCAGATAAACGTCAGAAAGCTTGAGGAAGCCATGGAGCCCAAACATGCAGCAATAAGCCTATCCGGTGAGCCCATGCTTTACCCAATGATAGGGGACCTCGTCGAGGAGTTTCACAAGAGAGGCTTTACCACATTTATAGTCACCAACGGCACGGAGCCGGAGGTTTTGGAGAAAATGATAAAGGAGAATAAACTCCCCACACAGCTCTACGTCTCTTTAACGGCTCCAGATGAAGAAACCTACCAGAGGGTAAACGTGCCAATGATTCCAGACGGATGGGAGAGGATAAACAGAACGCTTGAGCTTATGCGCGATCTTCCAATAAGGACGGTCATAAGGCTTACCCTTGTTAAGGACGAAAACATGCACAATCCAGAGGGCTATGCAAAGCTCATAATGAAAGCTAAGCCAATGTTCGTCGAAGCCAAGGCCTACATGTTCGTGGGCTTCTCAAGGAACAGGCTAACTATCAACAACATGCCAAGCCATGAGGACATAAAAGCCTTTGCCGAGGAACTTGTGAAATACCTCCCCGGATACCACATAGAAGATGAGTACCCCCCGAGCAGGGTTGTTTTGATAATGAGGGACGACATCAGCAAAAAGGATCGCTTTATAAAACACTAG